The following proteins come from a genomic window of Flavobacteriaceae bacterium MAR_2010_188:
- a CDS encoding cAMP-binding domain of CRP or a regulatory subunit of cAMP-dependent protein kinases, which produces MEQIKAYLDQIAKISEADWDYFTSKLERRIFPKKSIILNLNETERHISFIESGVVRLYFPKENPEKEITFGFSFKNQFVSAYDSFLTQQASAYQLQALTETTMLSINYDDLQEVYKNTQIGNLIGRLTAERLFLLKSKREQYLLNLSAEERYLKLFKERPELIRIIPLKYISSYIGVTAQALSRIRKRITSFS; this is translated from the coding sequence TTGGAACAGATAAAAGCCTATTTAGACCAGATTGCTAAGATTTCAGAAGCAGATTGGGACTATTTTACTTCAAAATTAGAAAGGAGAATTTTTCCTAAGAAGTCTATAATCTTAAATCTTAACGAAACAGAGAGGCATATTTCATTTATAGAATCTGGAGTAGTGCGACTTTATTTTCCAAAAGAAAATCCGGAAAAGGAAATCACCTTTGGTTTTAGTTTTAAAAATCAATTTGTAAGCGCCTACGATTCATTCTTGACCCAGCAAGCATCGGCCTACCAACTACAAGCGCTTACTGAGACCACAATGCTCAGCATTAACTACGATGACTTACAGGAAGTTTATAAAAATACCCAGATCGGTAATCTAATTGGCAGATTAACGGCAGAACGTCTGTTTTTGCTGAAATCTAAACGCGAACAATATCTCTTAAATCTCTCTGCAGAAGAGCGTTATCTAAAATTGTTTAAAGAGCGACCAGAGCTCATTAGGATAATTCCACTTAAATATATCAGTTCTTACATCGGCGTCACCGCTCAAGCATTAAGCCGAATAAGAAAACGGATTACTTCATTTAGTTGA
- a CDS encoding cold-shock DNA-binding protein family, producing MSKGTVKFFNDTKGFGFITEKGVERDHFVHVSGLIDEIREGDEVEFELKEGNKGLNAVNVTVI from the coding sequence ATGAGTAAAGGAACAGTAAAATTTTTCAACGACACCAAAGGTTTTGGATTTATCACAGAAAAAGGAGTTGAAAGAGACCATTTTGTACACGTTTCAGGTTTAATAGATGAAATTCGCGAAGGTGATGAAGTTGAATTTGAACTGAAAGAAGGAAACAAAGGATTAAATGCAGTAAACGTAACAGTTATCTAA
- a CDS encoding Uncharacterized membrane protein YccC, translating to MSSFTQPLSAKFKEFLQFLKSTDFSKAILIGIAVTLPILLGLQLGHLEIGLALCFGAFWSSPSDVSGNFRHKVIGILFSAALVMLVSFIGGYLKVDTEILIPILGVLTFAIAYISVYGFRASLISFSGLLALVLSFAHDPKGLEVYQYALLIGLGGLWYLLLTFIWHKINPKGQTEELLSETYVLTGKLLQTRGNMIGSEDNLEKLQSQWHKLQDQLIENHETLRDILILSRKSSGKSVYHSKRLLVFVQLVEMLETAIANPVNFTKMQALFKAYPEFMKSFQNLIFEMSDQLKMLAEAGRDKKKFPKNTKLSLCFENLSLEITAVKENPKTENVEGFLMLQNFYEYVEKQFEKLKTIKRLLGDSDASDLNYLDWETSKRFVVPQDYDPKILIRNLSLKSNIFKHSLRLAVTVMIGYAVGTIFDFQNPYWILLTIIVILRPSYGLTKTRSKDRTIGTLIGGAIAFVIVSVVQNPYLFGTLGVISLVIAFSMVQKNYKTSATFITLSVIFIYAIIRPDVLTVIQYRVLDTLIGALLAFLATLWLWPAWGFYEIKDSIRSSIEANKDFLFQITEYYKDKGKVPTVYKVSRKQAFLETSNLSSAFQRMVQEPKSKQKNLDAIYEMVTLNHTFLSSLASMSTYVQNHGTTEASEKFNRVVQRININLGKVLDSLDGREIKKKFVINDEPVLFEENITSDLTENQDINKVLSSESQRNLQEAHLIWEHLNWLVSMSDNMLKLTSKIKFD from the coding sequence TTGAGCTCGTTTACCCAACCGCTTTCCGCAAAATTTAAAGAATTTCTACAATTCTTAAAGAGCACCGATTTCTCTAAGGCGATTCTCATTGGGATTGCGGTTACGCTACCTATTTTACTAGGTTTACAATTAGGACATTTAGAAATAGGCTTAGCACTTTGTTTCGGAGCATTTTGGAGTTCGCCTTCCGATGTAAGTGGAAACTTTAGACATAAGGTGATTGGTATACTTTTCTCTGCTGCATTGGTAATGTTGGTAAGCTTTATCGGTGGCTATCTAAAAGTAGATACCGAAATTCTAATCCCTATATTGGGAGTACTCACTTTTGCCATTGCCTATATTTCGGTATATGGTTTTAGGGCGTCGTTGATAAGCTTTTCTGGATTGCTTGCTCTAGTGCTAAGCTTTGCCCACGATCCAAAAGGATTAGAAGTATATCAATATGCGTTGTTGATTGGGCTAGGAGGGCTTTGGTATTTGCTGCTGACCTTCATCTGGCACAAAATAAATCCCAAAGGACAGACCGAAGAACTTTTATCAGAAACATATGTCTTAACCGGAAAATTGTTACAGACACGCGGTAACATGATTGGTTCTGAAGATAATCTTGAAAAATTACAGTCTCAATGGCACAAGTTACAGGACCAACTTATAGAAAATCATGAAACTTTACGAGATATATTAATTCTGTCGCGGAAGAGTTCCGGTAAGTCTGTTTATCATAGCAAACGCTTGCTGGTTTTTGTTCAATTGGTAGAAATGCTTGAAACAGCAATCGCCAACCCGGTGAATTTTACTAAAATGCAGGCTTTGTTCAAGGCATATCCTGAGTTTATGAAAAGCTTTCAAAATTTAATTTTTGAAATGTCCGATCAACTAAAAATGCTAGCAGAAGCAGGAAGAGACAAAAAGAAATTTCCAAAAAACACCAAACTCAGCTTATGTTTCGAAAATCTCAGCTTAGAGATTACTGCGGTTAAAGAAAATCCAAAAACCGAAAACGTAGAGGGCTTTTTAATGCTTCAAAATTTCTATGAATATGTTGAGAAGCAATTTGAAAAATTGAAAACAATCAAGCGTTTGTTGGGAGATTCTGATGCTAGCGACCTAAATTATCTAGATTGGGAAACTTCTAAAAGATTTGTGGTACCACAGGATTATGACCCGAAGATACTGATTCGTAATTTAAGCTTAAAATCGAACATCTTTAAGCATTCGCTGCGTTTAGCGGTGACGGTCATGATTGGCTACGCGGTGGGAACCATTTTCGATTTTCAAAATCCTTATTGGATATTGCTTACCATTATTGTTATCCTTAGACCAAGTTACGGTCTTACAAAAACTCGTTCTAAGGATAGAACCATTGGAACTTTAATTGGTGGAGCAATTGCCTTCGTCATCGTATCGGTAGTTCAAAACCCCTATCTCTTCGGTACCTTGGGAGTAATCTCGCTGGTCATCGCTTTCTCCATGGTTCAAAAGAATTACAAGACCTCCGCAACCTTTATAACATTGAGTGTCATTTTTATTTATGCCATCATAAGACCAGACGTATTGACGGTGATACAGTACCGGGTTTTGGATACCCTCATTGGGGCATTATTAGCATTTTTGGCAACGCTTTGGTTATGGCCAGCCTGGGGATTTTATGAAATTAAGGATAGCATAAGAAGTAGTATTGAGGCAAATAAGGATTTTCTTTTTCAAATCACCGAATATTACAAGGATAAAGGGAAAGTACCGACCGTCTATAAAGTCTCGCGGAAGCAGGCATTTCTAGAAACATCTAACTTGAGTTCGGCCTTTCAGAGAATGGTGCAAGAGCCAAAATCTAAACAGAAAAACCTTGATGCCATTTATGAAATGGTAACCTTAAACCATACCTTTTTGTCTTCCTTGGCGTCCATGAGTACCTACGTGCAAAATCATGGAACCACTGAAGCTTCCGAGAAATTTAATCGGGTGGTACAGCGAATCAACATAAATCTGGGCAAGGTGCTAGATTCTCTTGATGGCAGGGAAATAAAGAAGAAATTTGTAATAAATGATGAGCCCGTTTTGTTTGAAGAAAATATAACTTCAGACTTAACAGAAAATCAAGATATAAATAAGGTGCTTTCATCTGAATCCCAGAGGAATCTTCAGGAAGCTCATTTAATCTGGGAGCACTTAAATTGGCTGGTTTCTATGAGCGACAATATGCTAAAATTGACCTCTAAAATTAAGTTCGATTGA
- a CDS encoding luciferase family oxidoreductase, group 1: MKIQPTKYSILDLVLVSDGKTLKETFNNALDLARQGEKFGYTRYWLAEHHNAVNIGSSATSVLIGYIAEGTNTMRIGSGGIMLPNHSPLIVAEQFGTLASLYPNRIDLGLGRAPGTDRETAQAIRSDFMQAAHSFPNELEKIQTYFSLENSTSKVRATVAEGVDVPVYILGSSTDSAHLAASKGLPYAFASHFATTHLEDAIEIYREEFQPSEHLEKPYVMAGVNIIIADTDEEAERMATSLIRMIIGIFTGKRDYVQPPTEMTDDLKEVMQHPQIHQMLKYSFIGTKEKVKIQVQEFMAKTHADELIAVCNIYDVKDRIRSYEMFSEIMKEI; encoded by the coding sequence ATGAAAATTCAACCCACAAAATATTCCATTCTAGACCTTGTTTTGGTTTCCGATGGAAAGACATTAAAAGAAACATTTAACAATGCCTTGGATTTGGCGCGACAGGGCGAAAAATTTGGTTACACTCGCTATTGGTTGGCAGAACACCATAATGCGGTTAATATTGGTAGTAGTGCAACTTCCGTCCTAATAGGATACATTGCAGAAGGCACCAACACCATGCGGATTGGTTCTGGCGGAATTATGCTTCCTAACCATTCGCCTTTAATCGTTGCAGAACAGTTTGGAACCTTAGCTTCTCTCTATCCAAATAGGATAGATTTAGGTTTAGGAAGGGCACCAGGCACTGACCGAGAAACTGCACAGGCAATCCGCTCGGACTTTATGCAGGCGGCACATTCTTTCCCAAATGAATTGGAAAAAATCCAGACTTACTTTTCGTTAGAAAATTCTACTTCCAAAGTCCGTGCAACTGTTGCGGAAGGAGTAGACGTTCCAGTCTATATTTTAGGTTCTAGTACCGATAGTGCGCATTTGGCGGCAAGTAAAGGATTGCCTTATGCATTTGCGAGTCATTTCGCAACCACTCATTTAGAGGATGCCATTGAAATTTACCGTGAAGAATTTCAGCCTTCAGAGCATTTGGAAAAACCTTATGTAATGGCAGGAGTAAATATAATTATTGCCGATACCGATGAAGAAGCCGAGCGTATGGCAACGTCATTAATAAGAATGATTATCGGAATCTTTACCGGAAAACGTGATTATGTTCAACCTCCAACCGAAATGACGGACGATTTAAAAGAGGTGATGCAACATCCACAAATTCACCAAATGCTGAAATATTCATTTATAGGAACTAAGGAAAAGGTCAAAATACAAGTTCAAGAATTTATGGCAAAAACCCACGCAGATGAGCTAATTGCCGTTTGTAATATATATGACGTAAAAGACAGAATCCGTTCT
- a CDS encoding L-glutaminase: MDSNYKSIIENAYLLVNSLADKGKIATYIPELATVNPSKFGAHISPLNSPDFGIGNYSEKFSIQSIAKVLSLTLAYEILDEKIWTRVDVEPAGTKFDSLIFLETNMGIPRNPFINSGALVICDILKTHLDNAHEEFLAYVRDISDLPNLTYSDKIADSEKAHGYRNTALCNYIKSFGNIKNEPEEVLDFYFDMCSLEMNCQQLSHTFTFLANAGRKVSDGNKIISKSQCKRINALMLTCGFYDESGEFAFKVGLPGKSGVGGGIVALYPGNYAIAVWSPRLNPNGNSFKGMKFLEEVTTHSELSIF; the protein is encoded by the coding sequence ATGGATTCAAATTATAAAAGTATCATTGAAAATGCTTATCTACTCGTCAACTCGCTTGCCGACAAGGGTAAGATAGCGACATATATTCCAGAACTTGCTACCGTTAACCCCTCTAAGTTCGGAGCACATATTAGTCCACTCAATAGCCCTGATTTTGGGATAGGTAATTATTCGGAGAAATTTTCCATACAAAGTATCGCAAAGGTATTATCGCTGACTTTGGCTTATGAAATCCTAGATGAAAAAATATGGACAAGAGTTGATGTTGAACCTGCTGGGACCAAGTTCGATTCATTGATTTTTTTAGAAACCAATATGGGGATTCCCAGAAACCCTTTTATAAATTCAGGTGCTCTTGTAATTTGTGACATTCTTAAAACTCATTTGGATAATGCTCACGAGGAATTTTTGGCATATGTAAGGGATATAAGCGATTTGCCCAATCTTACTTATTCCGACAAGATAGCGGATTCTGAAAAAGCCCACGGATATAGAAATACAGCCCTCTGTAATTATATAAAATCATTTGGAAATATTAAAAACGAACCGGAAGAAGTACTGGACTTTTATTTTGATATGTGCTCCTTAGAAATGAATTGCCAACAATTGTCTCATACCTTTACCTTTTTGGCAAATGCCGGCCGAAAAGTTTCTGATGGGAATAAGATAATCTCAAAAAGTCAATGTAAAAGGATCAATGCGCTTATGCTCACTTGTGGATTCTATGATGAATCTGGGGAGTTTGCATTTAAAGTGGGTCTGCCGGGTAAAAGCGGGGTAGGTGGCGGAATCGTTGCATTATATCCTGGCAATTATGCCATTGCTGTCTGGAGCCCGCGGCTAAATCCAAATGGAAATTCTTTTAAGGGCATGAAATTTTTAGAGGAAGTAACGACCCATTCCGAGCTGAGTATATTTTAA
- a CDS encoding transcription elongation factor GreB: MSRGFVKEDDQEETPIIPPRAALPDNATNYVTPKGLEMLLKERNGLEKEKSNLATNDEQQRRRDLAVIDGKMNLLNERISSARILKPEEQPQDEIRFAATVKLKINNNIQKFQIVGVDEADIKLGKIAFVAPIATAIIGKKIGEKINFVLGNETRILEILEISYL, translated from the coding sequence ATGAGCCGAGGTTTCGTAAAAGAAGATGATCAGGAAGAAACTCCAATTATTCCGCCGAGGGCCGCATTGCCAGATAATGCAACCAATTATGTTACCCCTAAAGGATTAGAAATGTTGTTGAAAGAAAGAAATGGATTAGAAAAAGAAAAATCTAATCTCGCAACCAACGATGAACAACAAAGACGACGAGATTTGGCCGTAATCGATGGTAAGATGAATCTTTTAAATGAACGGATTTCTTCAGCCAGAATCCTTAAACCTGAAGAACAACCACAAGATGAAATAAGATTTGCGGCTACGGTTAAACTTAAAATAAACAACAATATTCAGAAGTTTCAAATTGTGGGAGTAGATGAAGCCGATATAAAACTTGGAAAAATTGCTTTTGTGGCACCAATTGCAACCGCGATTATCGGCAAAAAGATTGGAGAAAAAATTAACTTTGTACTCGGTAATGAAACTAGAATACTAGAAATTCTAGAAATAAGCTATCTTTAA
- a CDS encoding thiamine-phosphate pyrophosphorylase, which produces MIPKLHYISQGKSKAEQLENIQKACSAGAEMLRLSFYDFPKLKSSKSAKMFLELATEAREITSHFQTRLIITSHYKIAKEVKADGVHLNQKDDSPTVVRKNLYTWQMIGATANTLEECENLISKEVDYIYLGPFRKSEVEENTGVILGLNGFTAITEILNTEIPIIGFGGITTEDVTDILGSGISGIAVSDQITQDFNSIKTFNQLLNDSSTAEQRHSFK; this is translated from the coding sequence ATGATACCTAAACTCCATTATATCTCTCAAGGCAAATCTAAAGCAGAGCAGCTAGAGAATATTCAAAAAGCTTGTTCGGCTGGCGCAGAAATGTTGAGATTAAGTTTTTATGATTTTCCTAAATTAAAGTCGAGTAAGTCGGCGAAGATGTTTCTAGAATTGGCCACAGAAGCAAGAGAAATTACGTCCCATTTTCAAACTAGATTGATTATTACGTCTCATTATAAAATAGCCAAAGAGGTTAAGGCAGATGGCGTTCATTTAAACCAAAAAGATGATTCACCAACTGTAGTTAGAAAAAACCTTTATACTTGGCAAATGATCGGTGCAACTGCTAATACTTTGGAAGAATGTGAAAATTTAATCAGCAAAGAAGTAGATTATATTTATTTGGGACCTTTTAGAAAGAGCGAAGTTGAAGAAAATACTGGGGTTATTCTGGGTTTAAATGGTTTTACAGCTATTACAGAAATTTTGAATACTGAGATACCAATCATTGGATTCGGAGGGATTACCACAGAAGATGTGACCGACATTTTAGGGAGTGGAATTTCTGGTATTGCGGTTTCTGATCAAATTACCCAGGATTTTAATTCCATCAAAACATTTAACCAGTTACTAAATGATTCTTCCACGGCAGAACAACGCCATTCTTTTAAATAA
- a CDS encoding DEAD/DEAH box helicase, which translates to MSDTIMPIPFKKLHPDIKERLETFEISTPTPFQKKSIPIIKSGTNFFGIAPEGSGKTTTMILTTMQKLKCEAVGNAPRAVVLVENKEIALEMYDAFIKYTKYTPLRVYVGYEQLHIDVQKSEIFMGVDILISTPGTMNKLFLTNGVSMADLKIFSVDDTLILNQSSNYNAMMSITQSIQKCQYVLYSETNHPVLERFIPHFMEYAKTVSL; encoded by the coding sequence TTGTCTGACACCATAATGCCCATTCCTTTTAAAAAATTACATCCGGATATCAAAGAAAGGCTCGAAACATTTGAAATCAGTACTCCTACTCCATTTCAAAAGAAAAGTATCCCGATTATAAAAAGTGGAACCAATTTCTTTGGAATTGCCCCTGAAGGTAGCGGAAAAACCACCACCATGATTCTTACCACAATGCAGAAATTAAAATGTGAGGCGGTAGGCAATGCTCCAAGAGCTGTGGTTCTGGTGGAAAATAAGGAGATAGCATTAGAAATGTACGATGCATTTATAAAGTACACCAAGTATACTCCGCTACGGGTTTATGTGGGTTACGAACAATTACATATCGATGTACAGAAATCAGAAATATTTATGGGGGTAGATATCCTTATTTCTACACCGGGCACCATGAATAAATTATTCTTGACTAATGGAGTGAGTATGGCGGACTTAAAAATTTTTAGTGTTGATGACACATTAATTTTAAATCAATCATCAAACTATAACGCAATGATGTCAATTACTCAAAGCATTCAAAAATGCCAGTATGTTCTTTATTCTGAAACTAATCATCCGGTTTTAGAACGCTTTATACCGCACTTTATGGAATACGCCAAAACAGTTTCACTTTAA